A section of the Phaseolus vulgaris cultivar G19833 chromosome 8, P. vulgaris v2.0, whole genome shotgun sequence genome encodes:
- the LOC137825031 gene encoding uncharacterized protein produces the protein MTMPQIMGMMQGLQEAMAASKAEQEHMQADLTASQARNDNLHHTNEELRRGWRDVDEPETATPPREFSTPFSQAILETAIPTRSWGPNKSLNRSRPKTFAEGRRRAVEHIASEGEAYEKCMTAAPTRPRAQMRTQPARVHEAATERKNKERKRTYEARRTQPRGRAEGRREGNRPLRHNFVVELKDLIVVPNIADKLRPPVKSDKVLGPYKELWCEFHEAFGHHINNCLALGYQLDELVKNGFLKDYLAGSTTTTPTATPEEGQAHEMPTHREVHTISGDFSRGGPTASQRKKYVRSVSSVAEEFPDDPWKSDLVFTRVDLRDVVPHDNDPVLISIVTAGRKIHRVLVDQGSSADVMFWSTFNKLQLSPDLLRPYTGCLYGFADNLVEVRGYLELRTTFTDGAASRTESIRYLVVNANSAYNILSGRPALNRLRAVSSTRHMKMKLPDLSGKVIVIK, from the exons atgaccatgccaCAAatcatgggcatgatgcaagggttgcaagaagcaatggcagcatcaaaagcggagcaagagcacatgcaggcggatctcacagcatctcaggcgagaaacgatAACCTCCACCACACCAACGAGGAACTACGCCGCGGATGGCGCGACGTAGACGAGCCTGAGACTGCCACCCCACCAAGAGAATTCTCAACGCCATTCTCACAGGCGATCCTAGAGACAGCGATCCCAACACGTTCATGGGGCCCAAa CAAGTCACTCAATCGCAGCCGCCCCAAGACTTTTGCTGAAGGaaggcgtcgggcggtagaacacaTTGCCTCTGAGGGTGAGGCATACGAGAAATGCATGACTGCTGCACCCACACGCCCAAGAGCGCAGATGCGCACACAACCCGCTAGGGTCCACGAAGCCGCCACAGAGAGGAAGAACAAAGAAAGGAAGCGCACCTACGAGGCAAGGAGGACCCAGCCTAGGGGTCGagcagaaggaaggagagagggaaatagacctctaaggcacaattttgtggtagaacttaaagacctcatcgttgtgcccaacatagctgacaagttgaggccaccagtgaagtctgacaaggtgctgggaccttACAAAGAATtatggtgcgaatttcacgaagcattcgggcaccatattaacaactgcttagcgctgggctatcagttggatgagcttgtgaagaatggtttcctaAAAGATTATCTCGCTGGGTCTACTACAACCACACCCACGGCGACACCAGAGGAAGGTCAAGCGCACGAAATGCCGACTCACAGAGAAGTACACACCATTTCTGGCGACTTTTCCAgaggaggacccactgcctctcaacgtAAGAAATATGTGAGGTCAGTAAGTTCAGTTGCTGAGGAATTTCCGGATGACCCGTGGAAGTCAGACCTCGTTTTCACAAGGGTTGACCTGCGGGATGTCGTCCCACACGATAATGACCCCGTGCTCATTTCAATAgtcacagcgggaagaaagatacatagggttctcgtcgaccagggcagttctgcagacgtcatgttttggtcgaccttcaacaagctacagttatcCCCCGACCTGCTGAGACCCTatactggatgcttgtatgggtttgcagatAACCTAGTGGAGGTACGTGGTTACCTGGAactgaggacgacgttcactgatggagcgGCGTCGCgcaccgagagcatccggtacttggtggttaacgccAACTCAGCTTACAACATCTTGTCAGGCAGACCTGCCTTGAACAGATTAAGGgcagtgtcctccacacgccacatgaagatgaagctaccagatCTTAGTGGCAAAGTAATCGTAATCAAGTGA